Proteins found in one Oryza glaberrima chromosome 4, OglaRS2, whole genome shotgun sequence genomic segment:
- the LOC127769674 gene encoding protein FLOURY 1-like, producing the protein MGGGNRISGGGGGGFLKPLAGVSFAFMPGVGAFYFLVGSVLGFLAMVYSSESDEAGGDWASAERWVALARSVSAPQMFVGIPLLLLATGVWRLGKRCEAVEGLVGNADATVQALRVGGVVCAVCGTKILALKKKGGLPPSPTPSPARSKGSCSDKPVARSLAAELEQEADAEEDECAAAGDANGGCGSSAEEGGSVERLRRRLAAERRRREAALEELEKERRAAASAADEAMAKIACLRNEKALVEREARQFREMAQQKQMYDRQQIESLQWVIQRFGMPCGEAEVSSERAVSETSEDDRDRK; encoded by the coding sequence ATGGGCGGCGGGAACCGCatctccggtggcggcggcggcggattctTGAAGCCGCTTGCCGGCGTGTCGTTCGCGTTTATGCCCGGGGTGGGCGCGTTCTACTTCCTGGTTGGGTCGGTGCTTGGGTTCTTGGCGATGGTGTACTCGTCCGAGTccgacgaggccggcggcgactgGGCCTCCGCGGAGCGCTGGGTTGCGCTGGCGAGGTCGGTGAGCGCCCCCCAGATGTTTGTTGGAATTCCCCTCCTGCTCCTGGCGACGGGGGTCTGGCGCCTCGGCAAGCGGTGCGAGGCCGTGGAGGGGCTCGTCGGGAACGCGGACGCCACGGTGCAGGCAttgcgcgtcggcggcgtcgtctgCGCCGTGTGCGGGACGAAGATACTGGCCCTGAAGAAGAAAGGCGGCCTGCCCCCGTCCCCGACCCCGTCCCCGGCCCGCTCCAAGGGGAGCTGCTCCGACAAGCCGGTCGCGAGGTCGCTGGCCGCCGAGCTGGAGCAGGAGGCCgacgcggaggaagacgagtgcgcggcggccggcgacgcgaacggcggctgcggcagcAGTGCGGAGGAGGGCGGCAGCGTGGAGCGGCTGAGGCGCCGGCTCGCGGccgagaggaggcggagggaggccgcgctggaggagctggagaaggagaggcgcgcggcggcgtccgcggccgACGAGGCCATGGCCAAGATCGCGTGCCTCCGCAACGAGAAGGCGCTGGTGGAGCGCGAGGCGCGGCAGTTCCGGGAGATGGCGCAGCAGAAGCAGATGTACGACCGGCAGCAGATCGAGTCGCTCCAGTGGGTGATCCAGAGGTTCGGCATGCCGTGCGGCGAGGCCGAGGTGTCCTCCGAGCGGGCCGTGTCGGAGACCAGCGAGGACGACAGAGACAGGAAGTAG
- the LOC127770582 gene encoding uncharacterized protein LOC127770582, with translation MGHVDASAAAAAARDAKKKRGNRSSAKLKQCKLDARREQWLSQVKDGKEAKASTSPTGTEPNAGSMTVPSPHPPLPRRRVDVRSKGGDPEEDREERGAARQELGSSYLDSPVHSPSSDNSGSVGGMHRKHYNNGGGLNLSSSSSVWSSSRSVSEAEDDDTGGPEEENGVLDDWEAVADADALTVDDCHSHQSSGHVAPPAAPNVCTAPANQTGRQDPIQRTKAWAPDDIFRPQSLPSISRQVSFPASIGNGWMGAAQQANLSTPLTCPICCEDLDLTDSSFCPCPCKFRLCLFCHNKILEADGRCPGCRKEYVAARLSRSCSMGPRY, from the exons ATGGGCCACGTCGACgcatcggccgccgccgccgccgcgcgcgacgcgAAGAAGAAGAGG GGGAACCGGTCGTCGGCGAAGCTGAAGCAGTGCAAGCTCGACGCGCGCCGCGAGCAGTGGCTTTCGCAAG TCAAGGATGGAAAGGAGGCTAAGGCATCGACTTCGCCGACAGGTACAGAGCCAAATGCTGGGTCCATGACCGTTCCTTCGCCACACCCTCCGCTCCCTCGCCGTCGCGTAGATGTGAGGTCGAAGGGAGGGGATCCAGAGGAGGACAGGGAGGAGAGGGGTGCTGCCAGGCAGGAGTTAGGCAGCAGCTATCTGGACTCTCCTGTGCACAGCCCTAGCTCGGACAATTCTGGGAGCGTTGGCGGCATGCACAGGAAGCATTACAACAATGGTGGTGGCCTCAatctcagcagcagcagcagtgtaTGGTCCAGTTCGAGAAGTGTGAGCGAGGCTGAGGATGATGATACTGGTGGCCCTGAAGAGGAGAATGGGGTCTTGGATGACTGGGAAGCTGTTGCTGATGCAGATGCGCTTACAGTTGATGATTGTCATTCCCACCAGAGTTCAGGTCATGTGGCGCCACCAGCTGCTCCAAATGTTTGTACAGCTCCTGCCAATCAAACTGGAAGGCAAGATCCCATTCAGAGAACAAAAGCTTGGGCGCCTGATGATATATTCCGTCCACAGAGCTTACCCAGCATCTCCAGGCAGGTCAGCTTCCCAGCAAGCATCGGGAATGGCTGGATGGGTGCTGCACAGCAGGCCAACCTCTCTACGCCTTTGACATGTCCAATATGCTGCGAGGATCTTGACTTGACAGACTCAAGCTTCTGTCCTTGTCCTTGTAAATTTCGCCTGTGTCTCTTCTGCCACAACAAGATCCTCGAAGCTGATGGACGCTGCCCTGGGTGCAGGAAGGAATATGTTGCTGCGCGGCTATCCCGGTCTTGTAGCATGGGTCCAAGATACTAG
- the LOC127772201 gene encoding putative pentatricopeptide repeat-containing protein At1g09680 encodes MQRALRLRHRPRRPPPVPAQAPPPSPRPWYAAPPPPPQAAAADPLLVAASEVALALPVHPAPLPSAAPAPLLRLLPAFTSDHFLSLLRLNPLSLPPLPLHSLFRLLLVASPPGLFRHTPASFLSMACHLLRHRLPHLAHPLLRLLASRLGRSSPPRVLPLLLSAAAAAPGDPASLLSALSSAYAEEGLLPDACTLVLLALRRGIRLEPTSCTGLMSRFPTAPEACAFYLQLLDAGLPPEAKLFNVLMRDLVRLGELASAQNVFDEMQSRGVRRTVVSFNTMISGMCRAGDLDGAETLHRRMSEAGVTPDVYTYGALIQGLCRVGRIEDARGVFEKMCGRGMKPNAVVFTILIDAHCKKGDAETMLELHREMRERGVRPDAVTYNAIVNGLCRARDLKSASGIVVEMRSAGLRPDTVTYTTLIDGYCKEEELGMAMEIKQNMVAEGVGLDEVTYTALISGLSKAGRSADAERVLGEMMEAGLEPDNTTYTMVIDAFCRKGDVKTGLRLLKEMQNKGRKPGVVTYNVIMNGFCKLGQMKNADMLLNAMINIGVSPDDITYNILLDGHCKHGEVTDIEELKRAKGTVPDLGVYTSIVGEIVKKKTTKNYHDR; translated from the coding sequence ATGCAGAGggctctccgcctccgccaccgcccgcggcggccgcctcctgTTCCTGCCcaggcaccgccgccgtcccctcGCCCATGGTacgccgcgccaccaccgccgccgcaggccgcggcggccgatcccctcctcgtcgccgcctccgagGTCGCGCTCGCCCTCCCCGTCCACCCGGCGCCGCTCccgtccgccgcgccggcaccgctcctccgcctcctccccgccttCACCTCCGAccacttcctctccctcctccgcctcaaCCCGCTCTCCCTCCCGCCCCTCCCGCTCCACTCCCTcttccgcctcctcctcgtcgcctctCCTCCGGGCCTCTTCCGCCACACCCCGGCCTCTTTCCTCTCCATGGCgtgccacctcctccgccaccgcctcccgcaCCTGGCTCATCCGCTCCtacgcctcctcgcctcccgtctcggccgctcctccccgccgcgcgtcctcccgctcctcctctccgccgccgccgccgcccccggcgaCCCGGCGTCTCTTTTGTCTGCACTCTCCTCGGCCTACGCCGAGGAGGGCCTCCTCCCCGACGCGTGCaccctcgtcctcctcgccctccgccGTGGCATCCGCCTCGAGCCCACCTCGTGTACTGGTCTCATGAGCCGGTTCCCCACTGCTCCCGAAGCCTGCGCCTTCTATCTGCAACTGCTTGACGCGGGCCTACCCCCGGAGGCCAAGCTGTTCAACGTTCTGATGCGTGACCTTGTCAGATTGGGCGAGCTTGCAAGTGCACAGAacgtgttcgacgaaatgcagAGCAGGGGCGTGCGGCGGACGGTTGTCAGCTTTAACACCATGATTTCGGGGATGTGCAGGGCTGGTGATCTGGACGGTGCGGAAACTCTGCACAGAAGGATGTCGGAGGCAGGTGTCACGCCGGATGTGTACACTTATGGTGCTTTGATACAGGGATTGTGCAGGGTGGGGAGGATAGAAGATGCAAGAGGGGTGTTTGAGAAAATGTGCGGGAGAGGTATGAAGCCCAATGCAGTTGTGTTCACGATTTTGATAGACGCACATTGCAAGAAGGGTGATGCAGAGACTATGCTGGAGCTGCACCGGGAGATGAGAGAAAGGGGTGTGAGGCCAGATGCGGTAACGTACAATGCAATAGTCAATGGGCTCTGCCGGGCAAGAGATTTGAAGTCTGCTAGTGGAATTGTGGTGGAGATGAGGAGTGCTGGTCTCAGGCCAGACACGGTTACTTATACTACCCTCATTGATGGTTATTGCAAGGAAGAAGAGTTAGGCATGGCGATGGAGATTAAACAGAATATGGTGGCTGAAGGGGTTGGATTGGATGAGGTTACATATACAGCACTCATATCAGGGCTGAGCAAGGCAGGGCGATCAGCTGATGCCGAGAGAGTTCTGGGTGAGATGATGGAGGCTGGTTTGGAGCCTGATAACACGACCTACACAATGGTGATTGATGCTTTCTGTAGGAAAGGGGACGTGAAGACAGGCCTTAGACTCCTGAAGGAAATGCAGAATAAGGGTAGAAAACCAGGAGTTGTGACATATAATGTTATTATGAATGGTTTCTGCAAGCTGGGGCAGATGAAGAATGCAGACATGCTTCTTAATGCAATGATTAATATAGGTGTATCTCCAGATGATATCACATACAACATTCTCTTGGATGGGCATTGCAAGCATGGAGAAGTTACAGATATTGAAGAACTGAAGAGGGCAAAAGGAACAGTGCCAGATTTGGGTGTCTATACTTCTATAGTCGGTGAAATTGTCAAGAAGAAAACAACTAAGAATTACCATGACAGATAA
- the LOC127769264 gene encoding anthranilate synthase beta subunit 1, chloroplastic: protein MACSHLAAAAAAASPAAARSPAASSAATASAFARLSATPRVASGGLAVRGQRGVAAVVAAAAGAAAATPVADFEERRATEKQPIIVIDNYDSFTYNLCQYMGELGLNFEVYRNDELTIEDVKRKNPRGILISPGPGEPQDSGISLQTVLELGPTIPIFGVCMGLQCIGEAFGGKIIRAPSGVMHGKSSPVRYDEELGKALFNGLPNPFTAARYHSLVIEQETFPHDALEATAWTEDGLIMAARHKKYRHIQGVQFHPESIITPEGKRIILNFVRFIEELEKQRAGEKN, encoded by the exons ATGGCGTGCTCCcacctggccgccgccgccgccgcggcctccccgGCGGCCGCGCGTTCACCGGCGGCCTCCAGCGCCGCAACCGCGAGCGCCTTCGCGCGCCTCTCGGCGACGCCCC GGGTCGCGAGCGGCGGGTTGGCCGTTAGGGGCCAGAGGGGTGTAGCCgctgttgtcgccgccgccgccggggccgccgcggcgacgcccGTGGCCGACTTCGAGGAACGCCGGGCCACCGAGAAGCAGCCCATCATTGTCATCGATAACTACGACAGCTTTACCTACAACCTCTgccag TATATGGGGGAGCTTGGATTGAACTTTGAGGTGTATCGCAATGATGAACTTACCATAGAGGATGTAAAGAG GAAGAACCCAAGAGGAATACTTATTTCTCCAGGGCCTG GTGAGCCACAAGATTCAGGTATATCATTGCAGACTGTTCTGGAACTTGGACCTACCATCCCAATTTTTGGTGTCTGCATGGGTCTGCAGTGTATCGGGGAAGCTTTTGGAG GAAAGATTATCCGTGCTCCTTCTGGTGTCATGCATGGAAAAAGCTCTCCAGTTCGCTACGATGAGGAGCTAGGGAAGGCCTTGTTCAATGGCTTGCCAAA CCCATTTACCGCTGCGAGATACCATAGCTTGGTGATCGAGCAGGAGACCTTCCCCCATGACGCTCTGGAAGCCACCGCGTGGACTGAAGATGGCCTTATCATGGCTGCTCGCCACAAGAAGTACAGGCACATCCAG GGAGTCCAATTCCACCCAGAGAGCATCATCACCCCAGAAGGCAAGAGGATCATTCTCAACTTCGTGAGGTTCATCGAGGAGCTGGAGAAGCAGCGTGCCGGAGAGAAGAACTAG
- the LOC127772204 gene encoding vacuolar iron transporter 1, producing MAAATDGGGLPLLADKAASHSHHHHPERHFTSGEVVRDVIMGVSDGLTVPFALAAGLSGASAPSSLVLTAGLAEVAAGAISMGLGGYLAAKSEADHYQREMKREQEEIIAVPDTEAAEIGEIMSQYGLEPHEYGPVVDGLRRNPQAWLDFMMRFELGLEKPDPKRAIQSALTIALSYVIGGLVPLLPYMFISTAQNAMLTSVGVTLVALLFFGYIKGRFTGNRPFLSAVQTAIIGALASAAAYGMAKAVQTR from the exons atggcggcggcgacggacggcggGGGGCTGCCGCTGCTGGCGGACAAGGCGGCGAgccacagccaccaccaccacccggaGCGGCACTTCACGTCGGGGGAGGTGGTCCGCGACGTCATCATGGGCGTCTCCGACGGCCTCACCGTGCCCTTCGCCCTCGCCGCGGGGCTCTCCGGCGCCAGCGCGCCATCCTCGCTCGTGCtcaccgccggcctcgccgaggtcgccgccggcgccatctcCATGGGCCTCGGAGG GTATCTCGCGGCCAAGAGCGAGGCAGACCATTACCAGCGGGAGATGAAAAGGGAGCAGGAGGAGATCATCGCCGTCCCGGACACTG AGGCTGCTGAGATTGGCGAGATCATGTCGCAGTACGGGCTCGAACCGCATGAGTACGGCCCTGTCGTGGACGGGCTCCGTAGGAATCCTCAAGCTTGGCTCGACTTCATGATGAG GTTTGAGCTGGGATTGGAGAAACCAGACCCTAAAAGAGCTATACAGAGCGCTTTAACAATTGCGCTATCTTATGTCATTGGTGGACTGGTCCCTCTCCTTCCCTACATGTTTATCTCCACAGCACAGAACGCCATGCTCACATCTGTCGGTGTCACGCTGGTTGCACTACTTTTCTTTGGCTACATCAAGGGTCGCTTTACTGGAAACCGTCCATTCCTCAGCGCTGTCCAAACTGCTATTATCGGTGCGCTTGCTTCTGCTGCGGCATATGGAATGGCCAAGGCCGTGCAAACTAGATGA
- the LOC127770581 gene encoding uncharacterized protein LOC127770581, with product MAGRARWVAKYTKGLVDVLHENNISHYRTQNGWRTDGWRKIVSEFNDRYPDAKFTKVQIQEHETQLKRDYRLVKLILQREGVTWDQNASMIRTTDEIWDEIIEEMPKARKYQFKSFPLLQSLEVLFEGDIPEGEHNLMPSKPQLAGRNVDEGGNNMSTALSIPGRPCSTVIAGIDDGENNIGILQRTPELGQQGLDDVDILQNPTEEVLERPQHGADPKPQSADEPAHSSSCIEPQKDKRKKRKGPDIQQTMEAFLEFRMKQARLKEQAKKEKKDGEPFSISTCIKALHSMTDVSDQVKILASDVFKDAANREIFLSYDLRLRTLWIKREVNRLLT from the exons ATGGCAGGCAGAGCAAGGTGGGTAGCAAAGTATACAAAGGGTCTtgttgatgtgcttcatgagAACAATATTTCACACTACCGTACCCAGAATGGATGGAGAACCGATGGGTGGAGGAAAATTGTTAGCGAATTCAATGATAGGTACCCAGATGCAAAATTTACTAAAGTTCAAATTCAGGAGCATGAGACACAACTGAAGAGAGATTATAGATTGGTAAAATTAATTCTCCAGCGGGAAGGTGTTACTTGGGATCAAAATGCTTCCATGATTAGAACGACAGATGAAATCTGGGATGAGATAATTGAA GAGATGCCCAAGGCGCGGAAGTACCAATTTAAGAGCTTTCCGTTACTTCAATCACTTGAGGTGTTATTTGAAG GTGACATTCCTGAAGGGGAACACAACTTAATGCCGAGCAAACCTCAACTTGCTGGTAGGAATGTTGATGAGGGAGGCAATAACATGAGCACAGCTCTGAGCATACCTGGAAGACCTTGTAGCACAGTTATTGCTGGCATTGATGATGGGGAGAACAACATCGGCATACTTCAGAGAACTCCAGAGTTAGGGCAACAAGGTCTGGATGATGTTGATATTCTGCAAAATCCAACAGAAGAGGTACTGGAAAGACCACAGCACGGTGCCGACCCAAAACCACAAAGTGCTGATGAACCGGCGCACTCAAGCTCTTGCATAGAACCTCAAAAGGACAAGCGAAAGAAGCGTAAGGGCCCTGACATCCAGCAAACCATGGAGGCTTTTCTGGAGTTCAGAATGAAGCAAGCTCGCTTGAAGGAACAAgcgaagaaggagaagaaggatgGTGAGCCGTTCTCGATCTCGACGTGTATCAAGGCACTGCATTCAATGACCGACGTATCTGATCAGGTCAAGATTCTAGCCTCTGATGTTTTCAAGGATGCAGCGAACCGAGAGATCTTCCTTTCCTACGATCTCAGGCTTCGCACGCTGTGGATCAAGAGGGAAGTCAACAGGTTACTCACTTGA
- the LOC127769510 gene encoding probable inactive receptor kinase RLK902: MLPPPAAAAAALLLLLALSAGANDIASDAAALQAFIAPFGSATVSWNTSQPTCSWTGVVCSGGRVVEVHLPGVGLRGNVPVGALGGLDKLAVLSLRYNALSGPLPSDLAKCAELRVINLQSNHFSGELPPEILALPALTQLNLAENRFSGRIPASIAKNGRLQLLYLDGNLLTGELPNVNMPLLTSFNVSFNNLTGGIPSGLSGMPATSFLGMSLCGKPLAACRTPISIPPSQAPALSPEGAVSAGGRGRGGRRLAGGAIAGIVIGCALGFLLVAGVLVLACGALQRKPRRHHSRDVAAELALHSKEAMSPSVYTPRVSDARPPPPPPAVVPAIQPAVAANVAGKKKLFFFGRVPRPYDLEDLLRASAEVLGKGTYGTTYKAALETGPVVAVKRLKETSLPEREFRDKVAAIGGLDHPNVVPLQAYYFSKDEKLMVYEFVAMGSLSSMLHGNRGSGRSPLLWESRRRIALASARGLEYIHATGSKVVHGNIKSSNVLLSRSSVDARVADHGLAHLVGPAGAPSSRVAGYRAPEVVADPWRLSQKADVYSFGVLLLELLTGKAPTHAVLHDDEGVDLPRWARSVVREEWTSEVFDTELLRHPGAEDEMVEMLRLAMDCTVTVPDQRPAMPEIVVRIEQLGGAGSARTARSVSMDDADDRPLRPAGSIRES; the protein is encoded by the exons AtgctgccaccgccggccgccgcggccgccgcgctcctGCTGCTCCTGGCGCTCTCCGCCGGGGCCAACGACATCGCGTCGGACGCCGCGGCGCTGCAGGCGTTCATCGCGCCGTTCGGGTCGGCGACCGTGTCGTGGAACACGTCCCAGCCGACGTGCTCGTGGACGGGCGTCGTGTgctccggcggccgcgtcgtggAGGTCCACCTCCCGGGGGTTGGACTCCGCGGCAACGTCCCCGTGGGCGCGCTCGGGGGCCTCGACAAGCTCGCCGTGCTGTCGCTGCGCTACAACGCGCTCTCCGGCCCGCTGCCGTCCGACCTGGCCAAGTGCGCGGAGCTCCGGGTAATTAATCTGCAGTCGAATcacttctccggcgagctccccccGGAGATTCTGGCTCTCCCGGCGCTGACGCAGCTCAACCTCGCGGAGAACCGCTTTTCCGGGAGGATTCCGGCGAGCATTGCCAAGAACGGGAGGCTACAGCTGCTCTACTTAGACGGCAACCTCCTCACCGGCGAGCTGCCGAATGTCAACATGCCATTGCTCACCTCGTTCAACGTCTCCTTCAACAACCTCACAGGCGGGATACCCAGCGGTCTCAGCGGCATGCCGGCGACGTCTTTCCTCGGCATGTCGCTGTGCGGCAAGCCCCTCGCCGCTTGCCGAACGCCGATTTCCATCCCACCGTCGCAGGCTCCGGCGCTCTCGCCAGAAGGCGCGGTCTCGGCGGGCGGCCGCGGGAGGGGCGGACGCCGCCTAGCCGGAGGAGCCATTGCCGGCATTGTGATCGGCTGCGCGCTCGgcttccttctcgtcgccggcgttcTGGTCCTCGCGTGTGGCGCGCTGCAGCGCAAGCCAAGACGGCACCACAGCCGTGACGTCGCGGCGGAGCTCGCCTTGCACAGCAAAGAGGCAATGAGCCCGAGCGTGTACACGCCGCGCGTCTCGgacgcgcggccgccgccgccgccgccggcggtggtcCCCGCGATACAaccggccgtcgccgccaacgTCGCGGGAAAGAAGAAGCTCTTCTTCTTCGGGAGGGTGCCGCGGCCGTACGACCTCGAGGACCTGCTGCGCGCGTCGGCCGAGGTGCTCGGCAAGGGCACGTACGGGACCACGTACAAGGCCGCGCTCGAGACCGGGCCGGTGGTCGCCGTGAAGCGCCTCAAGGAGACCTCATTGCCGGAGCGCGAGTTCCGGGACAAGGTCGCGGCGATCGGCGGGCTGGACCACCCCAACGTCGTGCCACTGCAGGCCTACTACTTCAGCAAGGACGAGAAGCTCATGGTGTACGAGTTCGTCGCCATGGGCAGCCTCTCGTCGATGCTTCACG GAAACCGTGGCTCCGGCCGGTCGCCGCTGCTCTGGGAGTCGAGGAGGCGCATCGCGCTGGCGTCGGCGCGCGGGCTGGAGTACATCCACGCGACGGGCTCCAAGGTGGTGCACGGCAACATCAAGTCGTCGAACGTACTCCTCAGCCGGTCGTCGGTGGACGCGCGCGTGGCGGACCACGGCCTCGCGCACCTCGTCGGCCCGGCGGGCGCGCCGTCCAGCCGGGTGGCGGGGTACCGCgcgccggaggtggtggcggacCCGTGGCGGCTGTCGCAGAAGgccgacgtgtacagcttcggcgtgcTGCTCCTGGAGCTGCTCACCGGGAAGGCCCCCACGCACGCCGTGCTGCACGACGACGAGGGCGTGGACCTGCCGCGGTGGGCGCGCTCCGTCGTGCGGGAGGAGTGGACGTCCGAGGTGTTCGACACGGAGCTCCTCAGGCACCCCGGCGCCGAGGACGAGATGGTGGAGATGCTGCGGCTGGCGATGGACTGCACCGTGACCGTGCCGGACCAGCGGCCGGCGATGCCGGAGATCGTCGTGCGCATCGAGCAGCTGGGCGGCGCGGGCTCCGCGCGGACCGCCCGGAGCGTGTCGatggacgacgccgacgaccggCCGCTCAGGCCCGCCGGGTCGATCCGCGAGAGCTGA